The Thunnus albacares chromosome 21, fThuAlb1.1, whole genome shotgun sequence genome window below encodes:
- the sgk3 gene encoding serine/threonine-protein kinase Sgk3, whose product MDEQSSHPSVSIPCHNEQRDKKKRYTVYKVIVNVGQQEWFVFRRYAEFDKLYNTLRKQFPSMNLKIPAKRIFGDNFDPEFIRQRRAGLHEFIKRLVSHPQLCNHPDVRAFLLMDKMQNFSDASEDEDDKSNSTSRNINLGPSGNPHAKPTDFDFLKVIGKGSFGKVFLAKRKHDAKYYAVKVLQKKVILNRKEQKHIMAERNVLLKNVKHPFLVGLHYSFQTTDKLYFVLDFINGGELFFHLQKERTFPEPRAKFYIAEMASALGYLHSLNIVYRDLKPENILLDHEGHIVLTDFGLCKEGISQTDTTTTFCGTPEYLAPEVLRKQPYDNTVDWWCLGSVLYEMLFGLPPFYSRDTHEMYDNILHKPLAMRPGASSTAWSLLQGLLEKDGTHRLGSRNDFSEIKAHNFFSSINWDDLEQKKIPPPFLPHVSSFSDISNFDPEFTDEMVPNSICWSQEHSIVNASVMEADDAFLGFSYAPPSDDSFL is encoded by the exons ATGGACGAGCAATCCAGTCACCCCAGTGTTAGCATACCCTGCCACAACGAGCAGAGGGACAAGAAAAAGCGATACACA GTTTACAAAGTGATAGTCAATGTTGGACAGCAGGAATGGTTTGTCTTCAGGCGATACGCAGAGTTCGATAAACTTTACAACACA TTAAGGAAACAGTTTCCATCAATGAACTTGAAAATTCCTGCCAAAAGGATATTTGGGGATAATTTTGACCCCG AGTTCATCAGGCAAAGAAGAGCAGGGCTGCATGAGTTCATCAAGCGACTTGTGTCTCATCCTCAGCTTTGCAACCA TCCAGATGTGAGGGCTTTTCTACTGATGGACAAAATGCAAAACTTTTCAGATGCatctgaggatgaagatgataaa AGTAACTCTACCTCGAGAAACATTAACCTGGGACCCTCTGGAAATCCACA TGCCAAGCCCACAGACTTTGACTTTCTAAAAGTCATAGGAAAAGGGAGTTTTGGGAAG GTCTTCCTTGCCAAACGGAAACATGACGCTAAGTATTACGCAGTCAAGGTCCTACAGAAAAAGGTCATTCTCAACAGAAAAGAG CAAAAACACATCATGGCAGAACGCAACGTGCTGCTGAAGAATGTGAAACACCCTTTTCTGGTCGGGCTTCATTACTCCTTTCAGACCACAGACAAGTTATACTTCGTCTTGGACTTCATCAATGGAGGAGAA cttttctTCCATCTTCAAAAAGAGCGGACCTTTCCAGAGCCCAGGGCAAAATTCTATATTGCTGAAATGGCAAGTGCACTGGGATATCTGCACTCGCTCAACATTGTTTACAG AGACTTGAAGCCAGAAAATATCCTTCTTGACCATGAA GGGCATATCGTTTTGACGGACTTTGGATTGTGCAAGGAAGGCatttcacagacagataccaCCACTACGTTCTGTGGAACACCTGAG TACTTAGCTCCAGAGGTCCTGAGGAAGCAGCCATATGATAACACAGTAGACTGGTGGTGTCTGGGTTCAGTGCTGTATGAAATGCTCTTCGGCCTG CCACCATTCTACAGCAGGGACACACATGAGATGTATGACAACATCCTCCATAAGCCGCTGGCGATGCGTCCTGGTGCGTCCAGCACAGCCTGGTCTCTCCTCCAAGGCCTGCTGGAGAAAGATGGCACACACAGACTCGGGTCCAGGAATGACTTT AGTGAGATCAAAGCACACAACTTCTTCTCCTCCATCAACTGGGATGACCTTGAACAGAAGAAGATCCCGCCCCCATTTTTGCCTCATGTg AGCTCTTTCTCTGATATCTCAAACTTCGATCCTGAGTTTACGGATGAGATGGTCCCCAACTCCATCTGTTGGTCTCAAGAACATTCCATAGTCAACGCCAGTGTAATGGAGGCCGATGATGCCTTTTTGGGCTTCTCTTACGCCCCGCCATCTGATGACTCTTTCCTATGA
- the mcmdc2 gene encoding minichromosome maintenance domain-containing protein 2 isoform X1 produces MKMADILSLRESVLVYLDRSGGLQKLAEDCIAFNDPQQIEAVYRFCISVNPSDVIEVDPVLGDYVLHDPLRATSLFQSVCFLAIKTLSLVEKIHTESQVNIILKLAHLPPFPEYTLDLCSFPRGHGPMRPVVMEGLVTAITRVTKYTQGARFLCTNDDCPCSTGFHHIRVHAPGATESATVRNDFSCMICSSQLREDVKFRVLGDKQLVELIHVKALNVLSAHQQSALRYQSVTLFLRDELCNSMRIGRLYRVLGIPAHVHQWPNITWSVEANSIQPWEPEYPHKINANFQELLKATSSSPWRFSAIVAHCFGLDITPPGLYSTLNLCLLLSLVQTRADAKDTFHSLDLLIVTTDMLILDRLLSYSLSLACRGVRHQASGEMFASLSRDEHGAGTANIHAGSALLATGGICMLGDLSCYKKDKLDAIQSVLENRTASVFIPGKKYGEDADQQLSFPVQCSFWALTDSTDSSRRSGRADCAVLGTAEMGPVPFQLADAFGLVIQCRDNVGEQALLAQTVHTLQQAVQPGKPHYPSCVELSTQDYRELVAHAQSLQVELSPGAEKIIHGYYMANRRVRSQSQGVKMSVTSVKLLISLAEAHCKLCLRTRVLEEDAVIAVLLCENSVTLKHGASALVIPPDAVFPCDLGDVDGLHRRDMTLDDLHQNILRFIYAYAPGADTYITEE; encoded by the exons ATGAAAATGGCTGACATCTTGTCGTTAAGAGAATcagttctggtttatttagACAGAAGTGGTGGCCTTCAGAAACTTGCCGAAGACTGCATAGCATTTAACG ACCCACAACAAATTGAGGCAGTGTACAGGTTTTGTATCAGCGTGAATCCCTCTGATGTGATAGAGGTGGATCCTGTATTGGGTGACTATGTATTACATGATCCCCTAAGAGCAACATCTTTGTTTCAGTCT GTTTGCTTCCTGGCTATAAAGACTCTTTCACTTGttgaaaaaatacacacagagagtcAG GTGAATATAATTTTGAAGTTGGCACACCTGCCTCCATTCCCTGAGTACACCTTGGACCTTTGTAGTTTTCCACGTGGACATGGTCCCATGAGACCTGTGGTCATGGAGGGCCTAGTCACTGCCATTACAAGGGTCACAAAATATACTCAGGGGGCCAGGTTCCTCTGCACTAATGATGACTGCCCTTGTTCAACAG GATTCCACCACATCCGGGTCCATGCACCTGGAGCCACAGAGTCAGCTACTGTGAGAAACGACTTCAGCTGCATGATCTGCAGCTCCCAGCTGAGAGAGGATGTGAAGTTCAGAGTGTTGGGAG ataaacagctggtggaGCTGATCCATGTCAAAGCACTTAATGTTCTCAGTGCCCATCAGCAAAGTGCACTCAGATACCAGTCTGTCACCTTGTTTCTCAGAG ATGAGCTGTGTAACTCGATGAGAATTGGTCGTCTCTACAGGGTGTTAGGCATTCCTGCGCATGTGCACCAGTGGCCAAATATTACCTGGAGTGTTGAGGCAAATAGCATCCAACCGTGGGAGCCAGAGT ATCCACATAAAATCAATGCCAACTTCCAGGAGCTGTTGAAGGCCACATCCAGTTCTCCATGGAGGTTCTCTGCCATTGTAGCTCACTGCTTCGGGTTGGACATAACTCCTCCAGGCCTCTACAGCACTTTAAATCTGTGCTTGTTGCTCAGCTTGGTGCAAACCAGAGCGGACGCAAAAGACACTTTTCACAGCTTGGATCTCCTCATTGTCACCACTGACATGCTCATATTAGACAG ACTATTATCGTACAGCTTGAGCTTGGCGTGTCGTGGGGTCAGGCATCAGGCCTCGGGGGAGATGTTTGCATCTTTGTCCCGGGACGAGCATGGAGCAGGCACTGCTAACATCCATGCTGGCTCTGCCCTGCTAGCTACCGGTGGCATTTGCATGTTGGGAGATCTCAGTTGTTACAAAAAGGACAAGCTGGATGCCATTCAGTCAG TTCTGGAAAACCGCACAGCGTCTGTGTTCATCCCAGGGAAGAAGTACGGTGAGGATGCTGATCAGCAGCTTTCCTTCCCAGTCCAGTGCAGCTTCTGGGCCCTCACAGACTCCACAGATAGCTCACGACGGTCTGGGAGGGCAGACTGTGCTGTATTGGGAACAGCA GAAATGGGTCCCGTACCATTTCAGTTGGCAGATGCCTTTGGCCTGGTCATTCAGTGTCGGGATAATGTGGGAGAGCAGGCCCTGCTTGCCCAGACTGTCCACACCCTCCAGCAGGCAGTACAGCCTGGAAAACCCCACTACCCATCCTGTGTGGAGCTTTCTACCCAAGACTACCGTGAG CTGGTAGCCCACGCACAAAGCTTGCAAGTGGAGCTTAGTCCTGGAGCAGAGAAGATAATCCATGGCTACTACATGGCCAACCGTAGAGTCCGATCACAGAGTCAGGGTGTCAAGATGTCTGTGACTTCTGTCAAACTACT GATTTCTTTGGCTGAGGCCCACTGCAAGTTGTGCCTCAGAACACGAGTACTGGAGGAGGACGCTGTGATCGCTGTGCTCCTTTGTGAAAACTCAGTCACGCTGAAGCACG GGGCATCTGCTCTCGTTATTCCACCTGACGCAGTGTTTCCTTGTGACCTGGGAGATGTGGATGGTTTGCACAGGAGAGACATGACCCTGGATGATCTCCACCAGAATATCCTACGCTTCATCTACGCCTACGCACCAGGAGCAGACACATACATCACAGAGGAGTAG
- the mcmdc2 gene encoding minichromosome maintenance domain-containing protein 2 isoform X2: MRPVVMEGLVTAITRVTKYTQGARFLCTNDDCPCSTGFHHIRVHAPGATESATVRNDFSCMICSSQLREDVKFRVLGDKQLVELIHVKALNVLSAHQQSALRYQSVTLFLRDELCNSMRIGRLYRVLGIPAHVHQWPNITWSVEANSIQPWEPEYPHKINANFQELLKATSSSPWRFSAIVAHCFGLDITPPGLYSTLNLCLLLSLVQTRADAKDTFHSLDLLIVTTDMLILDRLLSYSLSLACRGVRHQASGEMFASLSRDEHGAGTANIHAGSALLATGGICMLGDLSCYKKDKLDAIQSVLENRTASVFIPGKKYGEDADQQLSFPVQCSFWALTDSTDSSRRSGRADCAVLGTAEMGPVPFQLADAFGLVIQCRDNVGEQALLAQTVHTLQQAVQPGKPHYPSCVELSTQDYRELVAHAQSLQVELSPGAEKIIHGYYMANRRVRSQSQGVKMSVTSVKLLISLAEAHCKLCLRTRVLEEDAVIAVLLCENSVTLKHGASALVIPPDAVFPCDLGDVDGLHRRDMTLDDLHQNILRFIYAYAPGADTYITEE; this comes from the exons ATGAGACCTGTGGTCATGGAGGGCCTAGTCACTGCCATTACAAGGGTCACAAAATATACTCAGGGGGCCAGGTTCCTCTGCACTAATGATGACTGCCCTTGTTCAACAG GATTCCACCACATCCGGGTCCATGCACCTGGAGCCACAGAGTCAGCTACTGTGAGAAACGACTTCAGCTGCATGATCTGCAGCTCCCAGCTGAGAGAGGATGTGAAGTTCAGAGTGTTGGGAG ataaacagctggtggaGCTGATCCATGTCAAAGCACTTAATGTTCTCAGTGCCCATCAGCAAAGTGCACTCAGATACCAGTCTGTCACCTTGTTTCTCAGAG ATGAGCTGTGTAACTCGATGAGAATTGGTCGTCTCTACAGGGTGTTAGGCATTCCTGCGCATGTGCACCAGTGGCCAAATATTACCTGGAGTGTTGAGGCAAATAGCATCCAACCGTGGGAGCCAGAGT ATCCACATAAAATCAATGCCAACTTCCAGGAGCTGTTGAAGGCCACATCCAGTTCTCCATGGAGGTTCTCTGCCATTGTAGCTCACTGCTTCGGGTTGGACATAACTCCTCCAGGCCTCTACAGCACTTTAAATCTGTGCTTGTTGCTCAGCTTGGTGCAAACCAGAGCGGACGCAAAAGACACTTTTCACAGCTTGGATCTCCTCATTGTCACCACTGACATGCTCATATTAGACAG ACTATTATCGTACAGCTTGAGCTTGGCGTGTCGTGGGGTCAGGCATCAGGCCTCGGGGGAGATGTTTGCATCTTTGTCCCGGGACGAGCATGGAGCAGGCACTGCTAACATCCATGCTGGCTCTGCCCTGCTAGCTACCGGTGGCATTTGCATGTTGGGAGATCTCAGTTGTTACAAAAAGGACAAGCTGGATGCCATTCAGTCAG TTCTGGAAAACCGCACAGCGTCTGTGTTCATCCCAGGGAAGAAGTACGGTGAGGATGCTGATCAGCAGCTTTCCTTCCCAGTCCAGTGCAGCTTCTGGGCCCTCACAGACTCCACAGATAGCTCACGACGGTCTGGGAGGGCAGACTGTGCTGTATTGGGAACAGCA GAAATGGGTCCCGTACCATTTCAGTTGGCAGATGCCTTTGGCCTGGTCATTCAGTGTCGGGATAATGTGGGAGAGCAGGCCCTGCTTGCCCAGACTGTCCACACCCTCCAGCAGGCAGTACAGCCTGGAAAACCCCACTACCCATCCTGTGTGGAGCTTTCTACCCAAGACTACCGTGAG CTGGTAGCCCACGCACAAAGCTTGCAAGTGGAGCTTAGTCCTGGAGCAGAGAAGATAATCCATGGCTACTACATGGCCAACCGTAGAGTCCGATCACAGAGTCAGGGTGTCAAGATGTCTGTGACTTCTGTCAAACTACT GATTTCTTTGGCTGAGGCCCACTGCAAGTTGTGCCTCAGAACACGAGTACTGGAGGAGGACGCTGTGATCGCTGTGCTCCTTTGTGAAAACTCAGTCACGCTGAAGCACG GGGCATCTGCTCTCGTTATTCCACCTGACGCAGTGTTTCCTTGTGACCTGGGAGATGTGGATGGTTTGCACAGGAGAGACATGACCCTGGATGATCTCCACCAGAATATCCTACGCTTCATCTACGCCTACGCACCAGGAGCAGACACATACATCACAGAGGAGTAG
- the LOC122972746 gene encoding transcription factor 24-like: MVGRQTLGMHSGQCSGTVVDDSPPSSPSSSPSPDGRRRELQRARVLQAGGLGGRGRPAAANAARERSRVQTLRTAFLELQRTLPSVPPDTKLSKLDVLILATTYIAHLTRTLQEEGTEEGESTKQTDALHSLKGDGYLHPVKKWPMRSRLYVGATGQFLNTTHPSDSENQGPSSSKSKEQA; this comes from the exons ATGGTTGGAAGACAGACTCTCGGAATGCACAGCGGTCAGTGCTCCGGGACTGTGGTGGATGACAGTCCTCCATCCAGTCCAAGTTCCAGTCCCAGTCCAGACGGTCGTCGTCGGGAGCTCCAGCGGGCCAGGGTACTTCAGGCCGGCGGGCTCGGCGGCAGAGGACGCCCGGCGGCAGCTAACGCAGCGCGGGAGAGGAGTCGAGTGCAAACTCTGAGAACCGCGTTCCTGGAGCTACAAAGGACTTTGCCGTCCGTTCCGCCGGACACCAAGCTGTCCAAACTCGACGTGTTGATACTGGCCACCACCTACATTGCCCATTTGACTCGAACACTACAAGAGGAAGGCACGGAGGAGGGAGAgagcacaaaacaaacagatgcgTTACACTCATTAAAAGGTGATGGCTACCTGCACCCAGTGAAg AAATGGCCGATGCGATCCAGACTGTACGTCGGAGCTACGGGACAGTTCCTGAACACCACACATCCTTCAGATTCAGAGAATCAAGGCCCATCATCGTCCAAATCCAAGGAACAGGCTTAA
- the ppp1r42 gene encoding protein phosphatase 1 regulatory subunit 42, which produces MVRLTIDLIAKSRNHFKKKRGLSLPEYLKTLTHLHFFSKNIEDIGDLSMCRNLTVLYLYDNQITHICNLGFAYNLTHLYMQNNNISQIDNLSNLQKLSKLYLGGNRIAVVEGLEQLSELKELHLENQRLAPGEKLLLDPRTLRSLAESLCVLNINNNNIDEIRDLAVLKEIQHFSAADNKFHNMEELEDVFSHWPRLLQMDLSGNPACKKTKYRDRLITVCKRLEILDGREINELTRQFLINWKASKEAKKKKNNKHMLTGPLVPHPLTNDFNVGQGPHPGHIYSNANVQRWQPHQSLRAQKLKIPMSRLLNHMAVSSAICSPVDA; this is translated from the exons ATGGTACGCCTGACCATAGATCTGATCGCTAAATCTAGAAACCACTTCAAAAAGAAAAGGGGCCTCTCCTTGCCGGAGTACCTCAAGACACTTACCCACCTCCACTTTTTCAGCAAGAATATCGAGGATATT GGTGATCTGTCCATGTGTAGAAACCTCACTGTTCTCTACCTGTATGACAATCAGATCACACATATCTGCAACCTCGGCTTCGCTTACAAcctcacccatctgtatatgcAGAACAACAACATCTCACAAATAGATAATCTCTCTAACCTTCAGAAGCTCTCCAAGCT GTATCTTGGTGGAAACAGGATTGCAGTGGTGGAGGGCTTAGAGCAGCTCAGTGAGCTTAAGGAGCTTCATCTGGAGAATCAGAGGCTGGCACCAGGGGAGAAGTTGCTCCTTGACCCCAGGACTCTCCGTTCTCTCGCT GAATCTCTCTGTGTCTTGaatatcaacaacaacaacattgaTGAAATCCGGGACCTGGCAGTGCTGAAGGAAATCCAgcatttttctgctgctgacAATAAATTTCACAATATGGAG GAGTTGGAGGATGTGTTCAGCCACTGGCCTCGGCTACTTCAAATGGATTTGAGTGGAAATCCTGCGTGTAAAAAAACGAAGTACAGAGACCGCCTGATAACCGTGTGCAAAAGACTCG agATTCTCGATGGCCGGGAAATTAATGAGTTGACCAGACAGTTTCTTATTAACTGGAAAGCATCCAAAGAGgccaagaagaaaaaaaacaacaaacacatgctGACTGGACCGCTGGTCCCCCATCCCTTAACAA ATGACTTTAACGTGGGTCAGGGTCCACATCCTGGTCACATCTACAGCAACGCTAATGTGCAGAGATGGCAGCCGCACCAGTCTCTCAG GGCACAAAAATTAAAGATTCCTATGAGTAGACTACTCAACCATATGGCTGTGTCATCAGCCATCTGCAGTCCTGTGGATGCTTGA